The Triticum aestivum cultivar Chinese Spring chromosome 7B, IWGSC CS RefSeq v2.1, whole genome shotgun sequence genome window below encodes:
- the LOC123162640 gene encoding putative disease resistance protein At3g14460 isoform X2, translating into MAMGDETVLEHILNGDEEPKDLPLPLLQSITNHFSPDREIGHGGFGVVYKGELQNGTIVAVKRIEVNQITIDDVSFRREFNSLININHPNVVRFLGFCSNTHHIPRKEGGEISLVNVRERLLCFEYISNGSLDKHITDELRGLEWEPRYDIISGICKGLFYLHEEKNIVHMDLKPPNILLDDHMVPKITDFGLSRSNEMSHTTGQRFGTPGYVAPEYNEDGKTSFKCDIYSLGVIITELVTGRRSVPHKNNVVRRWRHRWKKPPTLLQYQQVTRCIEIAERCRQQEPEARPSIGDIISILSGSESTDGHTGQGSTYIDDDMLGIEPLELKFDEEMSWSVKLTNKTNACFAFSIERPSKHYTIQPDEGIVTPGCSECLVQISVTSPQVAQNADKLIVRSTEVNEGLTVEDITKDIFHEVAGKVIDEVDLTLVYEPVKAASPTRKAINSGSYEDSARGQLDRPENFSRSQPANMMQRKVGQRRPVLQLGHNSEQIRDKLLQAQGLLHSARGSHNPGLQGLLEKLSRDADQAEDLLDEVRYFQIHDRLHGTSYATTQDGSDDDAAVAGAPLRVTNSASADGDMLHFDIVSMSSKIKSLLQGMESHCDSVSNLLGIGSIPSNSTAVVVHRPQTASMIIQDKLYGRTCIFEETVNRITDTGATQTVSVLPIVGPGGIGKTTFTQHLYNDARTKNHFDVQVWVCVSTDFDVLKLTREILVCILATEGGSSGVTNETTNLNQLQKSISERLKSKRFLIVLDDIWKCDGVDQWRTLLAPFTKGETKGSMLLVTTRFPKLARMMETVDSLQLAGLEPSDFFTFFEACIFGDHNPEHYEYELAGIARKIANKLKGSPLAAKTVGRLLHKELSQKHWNGVLGKHQWLKQQNNDDIMPSLKISYDYLPFDLKKCFSYCGLFPEDHEFTSSEINQFWVAIGIIDSNHRADRNYLEELVDNGFLMKEFDCYVMHDLMHELSQSVSAQECLNISGLDFRADAIPQSVRHLSINIEDIYDANFEQEMCKLREKIDIANLRTLMFFREYGDEGIAKILKDSFKEINSLRVLFIVVKSAQSFPYRFSKLIHLQYLKIRSAYYGESLPSTLSRFYHLKFLDLDYWRGRSDLPEDFCHLENLHDFHGRNEFHSNIRNVGKMKHLQELKEFHVRKRSMGFELTELGALPELEGGLIIRGLEHVATKEEATAAKLILKRNLKELELLWDRDLDGPTADDDILDALQPHSNLRVLAIVNHGGTVGPSWLCFGIWLTSLETLALEGVSWRILPPFGKLPNLKGLYLKKVCGMDQFGPRCGGAPGKCFMRLKTAGFCEMPDLAEWDVEHNCHSFPSLEEIKCIGCPNLRVMPFSEASCTNLRKLYVSRCPKMSLPSMPHTSTLTNLDVQGDMLESLLSYDGKKLVVRGYGGALASHNLDEVEDMAIADASRISFTDIKKLKPLTKVTVRRCDGFFPEELDGSIVLHSVKSLILDVSHLTNKSSSSKVLNCFPTLSVLEVDGYLSVDFRLCDYEERVMQLPSSSSLQELAFKHCKGLVLVPVENGGGIQEDKSLLQSLTIFNCGRFFCRWPMGKGESETICPFPASLRELYVYQEPSIKSMALLSNLTSLTRLRIHGCSNLTVAGFNPLIAVNLIELQVYHCNTSAADLLSEVASQRAKLLPAGYISRLEKLGVDDMCGLLVAPICNLLAPALHTLEFQFGDERTESFTEEQEKALQLLTSLQNLTFSDCKGLQSLPQGLHRLSSLKELCVRGCPNIRSMPKEGLPVSLRKLRMDCHSAEIEEQIEKIKRTNPNLSVKG; encoded by the exons ATGGCAATGGGCGACGAAACTGTGCTGGAGCATATACTCAACGGAGACGAGGAACCCAAGGATCTGCCATTACCGCTCTTACAAAGCATCACCAATCATTTCTCTCCAGACAGAGAAATTGGTCATGGTGGATTTGGAGTGGTTTACAAG GGTGAACTCCAAAATGGGACTATTGTTGCTGTTAAGAGGATTGAAGTCAACCAAATCACAATTGATGATGTGTCATTTCGCCGTGAGTTTAATAGCCTCATCAACATCAACCATCCAAATGTAGTCCGGTTTCTTGGCTTCTGTTCTAATACACATCATATACCGAGAAAAGAGGGTGGAGAAATTAGCCTTGTCAACGTAAGAGAAAGATTGCTCTGTTTTGAGTACATCAGCAATGGAAGTCTTGATAAGCATATTACTG ATGAATTAAGGGGGCTGGAATGGGAACCACGTTATGACATAATCTCTGGAATTTGCAAGGGTCTGTTTTACCTTCACGAGGAAAAAAATATTGTTCATATGGATCTTAAACCGCCAAATATATTACTTGATGATCATATGGTTCCAAAAATTACTGATTTTGGGTTGTCGAGATCAAATGAAATGTCGCATACTACAGGTCAACGTTTTGGAACACC AGGATATGTCGCTCCAGAATACAATGAAGACGGCAAAACTTCATTCAAGTGTGACATATACAGTTTGGGTGTCATAATCACAGAATTGGTAACGGGGCGTAGGAGCGTCCCTCACAAAAATAAT GTAGTTCGAAGGTGGAGACACAGGTGGAAGAAGCCACCAACATTACTACAATACCAGCAAGTAACCAGATGCATTGAAATAGCGGAACGGTGCAGGCAACAAGAACCGGAAGCTAGACCTTCTATAGGTGATATAATCAGCATTCTGAGTGGATCTGAAAGTACGGATGGGCACACTGGCCAG GGAAGCACTTATATTGACGATGACATGCTTGGTATTGAGCCACTCGAGCTTAAGTTTGATGAGGAGATGTCATGGTCAGTTAAGCTAACCAATAAGACaaatgcttgttttgccttcagCATTGAAAGACCAAGCAAGCATTACACCATACAGCCAGACGAAGGTATTGTGACACCAGGATGTAGTGAGTGTCTTGTTCAGATATCAGTGACATCACCGCAAGTTGCACAGAATGCTGACAAGCTCATCGTGCGGAGCACAGAAGTGAATGAGGGTCTTACAGTCGAAGATATCACTAAAGATATATTCCATGAAGTGGCCGGTAAAGTGATTGATGAGGTGGATTTGACGCTTGTATATGAGCCCGTTAAGGCAGCCTCCCCCACGCGCAAG GCCATCAATTCTGGCAGCTATGAAGACAGCGCGCGAGGACAACTGGATCGCCCAGAGAACTTTTCACGCAGTCAACCTGCAAACATGATGCAGCGCAAGGTCGGTCAGCGACGGCCTGTCCTCCAGCTCGGCCACAACTCGGAGCAGATCAGGGACAAGCTACTGCAAGCGCAAGGCCTGCTGCACAGCGCCCGGGGGAGCCACAACCCTGGCCTGCAGGGCTTGCTGGAGAAGCTGAGCAGGGACGCCGACCAGGCAGAGGACTTGCTGGATGAGGTCCGCTACTTCCAGATCCATGACAGACTCCACGGCACCAGCTACGCCACCACCCAAGATGGTAGTGATGATGATGCTGCTGTTGCCGGTGCACCACTCCGCGTCACCAACTCTGCTAGTGCTGATGGTGATATGCTGCATTTCGACATAGTGTCCATGTCCAGCAAAATCAAGTCCCTGTTACAGGGCATGGAGTCCCACTGTGATTCGGTCTCCAATTTGCTCGGCATCGGCAGTATCCCAAGCAACAGCACAGCAGTCGTCGTACATCGGCCTCAGACTGCTTCCATGATTATACAAGATAAATTGTATGGCAGGACATGCATTTTTGAGGAAACTGTCAATCGTATCACTGATACTGGTGCCACACAGACTGTTTCTGTTCTTCCTATAGTTGGTCCAGGGGGTATTGGAAAGACAACTTTCACCCAGCACCTGTATAATGATGCAAGGACTAAAAATCACTTTGATGTCCAGGTCTGGGTATGCGTATCCACTGATTTTGATGTTCTTAAGCTCACCAGGGAGATACTCGTCTGCATACTTGCAACTGAAGGAGGAAGCAGCGGTGTTACAAATGAAACAACCAATTTAAACCAGCTTCAGAAATCCATATCAGAACGTCTCAAGTCCAAGAGGTTTCTAATTGTCTTGGATGATATATGGAAATGTGACGGTGTGGATCAGTGGAGAACCCTGTTAGCTCCGTTCACAAAGGGGGAAACCAAAGGAAGCATGCTACTTGTCACAACTCGATTCCCAAAGCTAGCACGAATGATGGAAACAGTTGATTCACTACAACTCGCAGGTTTGGAGCCTAGTGACTTCTTCACATTCTTTGAAGCATGTATATTTGGTGATCACAACCCTGAGCATTACGAATATGAGTTAGCTGGTATTGCACGAAAAATAGCAAACAAGCTAAAGGGTTCCCCGCTAGCAGCCAAAACAGTTGGTAGGCTATTACACAAGGAACTTTCTCAGAAACATTGGAATGGAGTTCTTGGAAAGCATCAGTGGCTAAAGCAGCAAaataatgatgatatcatgccatcTTTAAAAATTAGCTACGATTACCTCCCTTTTGATCTGAAGAAATGCTTTTCCTATTGTGGTCTTTTCCCTGAAGATCATGAGTTTACTTCTTCAGAAATTAATCAGTTCTGGGTTGCAATTGGCATCATAGACTCTAATCACCGAGCCGATAGGAATTACTTGGAAGAATTAGTGGACAATGGTTTTCTCATGAAGGAATTTGATTGCTATGTAATGCATGATTTAATGCATGAGCTATCTCAGAGTGTTTCTGCACAAGAATGCCTCAATATAAGTGGCTTAGATTTCAGAGCTGATGCCATTCCACAATCTGTTCGGCACTTATCTATCAACATAGAAGACATATATGATGCAAATTTTGAGCAAGAAATGTGTAAACTAAGGGAGAAGATAGACATTGCAAATCTTCGGACTTTGATGTTTTTTAGAGAATATGGAGATGAAGGAATCGCCAAGATTTTGAAAGACAGCTTCAAGGAAATAAATAGTCTGCGTGTCCTATTTATAGTGGTGAAGTCTGCACAATCTTTTCCATATAGGTTTTCAAAACTTATACACCTCCAGTACCTCAAAATTAGGTCAGCTTACTACGGTGAAAGTTTACCTAGTACACTATCAAGATTTTATCACTTGAAATTCTTGGACCTAGATTATTGGCGTGGTCGTTCTGATTTGCCTGAAGACTTTTGCCACCTTGAGAATTTACATGATTTCCATGGTAGAAATGAATTCCACTCCAACATTCGCAATGTCGGAAAGATGAAGCATCTGCAGGAGCTAAAAGAATTCCATGTCAGGAAAAGGAGCATGGGATTTGAACTGACAGAACTTGGGGCATTGCCAGAGCTTGAAGGAGGACTGATTATACGTGGTCTTGAACACGTGGCAACCAAGGAGGAAGCTACTGCAGCCAAACTGATATTGAAAAGGAATCTGAAGGAGCTGGAATTACTTTGGGACAGAGACCTTGATGGACCAACTGCAGATGATGATATTCTTGATGCTCTTCAACCACACTCTAATCTTAGAGTACTTGCAATTGTAAATCATGGTGGTACCGTTGGTCCTAGTTGGTTGTGTTTTGGCATCTGGTTAACAAGTTTAGAGACTCTCGCTCTAGAAGGCGTATCTTGGAGGATACTCCCACCTTTTGGGAAGCTACCAAATCTGAAGGGACTCTATTTGAAGAAAGTCTGTGGAATGGATCAGTTTGGGCCTCGTTGTGGAGGCGCTCCAGGCAAATGTTTTATGCGCTTGAAGACGGCTGGGTTTTGTGAGATGCCAGATCTTGCTGAATGGGATGTGGAACATAATTGCCATTCCTTTCCAAGTCTTGAAGAAATCAAATGCATCGGTTGTCCCAATCTCCGTGTGATGCCCTTCTCAGAGGCATCTTGCACCAATTTGCGCAAACTTTATGTTTCCAGGTGCCCCAAGATGTCTCTGCCCTCCATGCCTCACACCTCCACACTGACAAATTTGGATGTTCAAGGAGATATGTTAGAATCGTTGTTGTCTTATGATGGAAAGAAATTGGTTGTTAGAGGTTATGGCGGTGCTTTGGCCTCCCACAATCTGGATGAAGTAGAAGATATGGCTATTGCAGATGCATCACGCATATCATTTACAGACATCAAAAAGCTTAAACCCCTAACAAAAGTAACCGTCAGAAGATGCGACGGTTTCTTCCCTGAAGAGCTGGATGGAAGTATTGTCTTGCATTCAGTTAAGAGTCTCATATTAGATGTATCTCATCTTACCAACAAATCATCATCATCAAAAGTGTTAAACTGTTTCCCAACTCTTTCTGTGTTGGAGGTAGACGGTTACCTTTCAGTTGACTTTCGATTATGTGACTATGAGGAACGTGTAATGCAGTTGCCATCATCCAGCTCACTGCAGGAACTTGCCTTCAAACACTGTAAGGGCCTAGTTCTTGTGCCCGTGGAGAATGGAGGAGGAATTCAGGAGGACAAGTCATTGCTCCAATCATTAACAATATTCAATTGTGGTCGATTTTTCTGTCGGTGGCCCATGGGAAAGGGAGAATCAGAGACCATTTGCCCTTTCCCTGCTTCCCTGAGGGAACTTTATGTTTACCAAGAGCCAAGCATCAAGTCAATGGCTCTGCTCTCAAACCTCACGTCTCTCACGCGTCTAAGGATACATGGCTGCAGTAATTTAACAGTGGCCGGATTCAATCCTCTCATCGCAGTCAACCTCATAGAGCTGCAAGTGTATCACTGTAACACCTCAGCAGCAGATCTGCTCTCAGAGGTGGCCTCTCAGAGGGCCAAATTATTGCCTGCGGGTTACATCTCTAGATTGGAGAAACTCGGTGTGGATGACATGTGTGGATTGCTTGTTGCTCCTATTTGCAACCTCCTCGCCCCGGCCCTCCACACACTTGAATTCCAGTTTGGTGATGAGAGGACGGAAAGCTTCACGGAGGAGCAAGAGAAAGCGCTGCAGCTCCTCACCTCCCTCCAAAATCTAACATTTTCCGATTGCAAGGGTCTGCAGTCCCTTCCTCAAGGGTTACATCGCCTTTCTTCTCTCAAGGAGTTATGTGTCCGTGGGTGTCCAAATATCCGATCGATGCCCAAGGAGGGCCTCCCGGTTTCACTGAGAAAACTAAGGATGGATTGTCACAGCGCTGAGATAGAGGAGCAAATTGAGAAAATAAAAAGAACCAACCCAAATTTATCCGTCAAAGGATAA
- the LOC123162640 gene encoding putative disease resistance protein At3g14460 isoform X1 — MAMGDETVLEHILNGDEEPKDLPLPLLQSITNHFSPDREIGHGGFGVVYKGELQNGTIVAVKRIEVNQITIDDVSFRREFNSLININHPNVVRFLGFCSNTHHIPRKEGGEISLVNVRERLLCFEYISNGSLDKHITDELRGLEWEPRYDIISGICKGLFYLHEEKNIVHMDLKPPNILLDDHMVPKITDFGLSRSNEMSHTTGQRFGTPGYVAPEYNEDGKTSFKCDIYSLGVIITELVTGRRSVPHKNNARVVRRWRHRWKKPPTLLQYQQVTRCIEIAERCRQQEPEARPSIGDIISILSGSESTDGHTGQGSTYIDDDMLGIEPLELKFDEEMSWSVKLTNKTNACFAFSIERPSKHYTIQPDEGIVTPGCSECLVQISVTSPQVAQNADKLIVRSTEVNEGLTVEDITKDIFHEVAGKVIDEVDLTLVYEPVKAASPTRKAINSGSYEDSARGQLDRPENFSRSQPANMMQRKVGQRRPVLQLGHNSEQIRDKLLQAQGLLHSARGSHNPGLQGLLEKLSRDADQAEDLLDEVRYFQIHDRLHGTSYATTQDGSDDDAAVAGAPLRVTNSASADGDMLHFDIVSMSSKIKSLLQGMESHCDSVSNLLGIGSIPSNSTAVVVHRPQTASMIIQDKLYGRTCIFEETVNRITDTGATQTVSVLPIVGPGGIGKTTFTQHLYNDARTKNHFDVQVWVCVSTDFDVLKLTREILVCILATEGGSSGVTNETTNLNQLQKSISERLKSKRFLIVLDDIWKCDGVDQWRTLLAPFTKGETKGSMLLVTTRFPKLARMMETVDSLQLAGLEPSDFFTFFEACIFGDHNPEHYEYELAGIARKIANKLKGSPLAAKTVGRLLHKELSQKHWNGVLGKHQWLKQQNNDDIMPSLKISYDYLPFDLKKCFSYCGLFPEDHEFTSSEINQFWVAIGIIDSNHRADRNYLEELVDNGFLMKEFDCYVMHDLMHELSQSVSAQECLNISGLDFRADAIPQSVRHLSINIEDIYDANFEQEMCKLREKIDIANLRTLMFFREYGDEGIAKILKDSFKEINSLRVLFIVVKSAQSFPYRFSKLIHLQYLKIRSAYYGESLPSTLSRFYHLKFLDLDYWRGRSDLPEDFCHLENLHDFHGRNEFHSNIRNVGKMKHLQELKEFHVRKRSMGFELTELGALPELEGGLIIRGLEHVATKEEATAAKLILKRNLKELELLWDRDLDGPTADDDILDALQPHSNLRVLAIVNHGGTVGPSWLCFGIWLTSLETLALEGVSWRILPPFGKLPNLKGLYLKKVCGMDQFGPRCGGAPGKCFMRLKTAGFCEMPDLAEWDVEHNCHSFPSLEEIKCIGCPNLRVMPFSEASCTNLRKLYVSRCPKMSLPSMPHTSTLTNLDVQGDMLESLLSYDGKKLVVRGYGGALASHNLDEVEDMAIADASRISFTDIKKLKPLTKVTVRRCDGFFPEELDGSIVLHSVKSLILDVSHLTNKSSSSKVLNCFPTLSVLEVDGYLSVDFRLCDYEERVMQLPSSSSLQELAFKHCKGLVLVPVENGGGIQEDKSLLQSLTIFNCGRFFCRWPMGKGESETICPFPASLRELYVYQEPSIKSMALLSNLTSLTRLRIHGCSNLTVAGFNPLIAVNLIELQVYHCNTSAADLLSEVASQRAKLLPAGYISRLEKLGVDDMCGLLVAPICNLLAPALHTLEFQFGDERTESFTEEQEKALQLLTSLQNLTFSDCKGLQSLPQGLHRLSSLKELCVRGCPNIRSMPKEGLPVSLRKLRMDCHSAEIEEQIEKIKRTNPNLSVKG, encoded by the exons ATGGCAATGGGCGACGAAACTGTGCTGGAGCATATACTCAACGGAGACGAGGAACCCAAGGATCTGCCATTACCGCTCTTACAAAGCATCACCAATCATTTCTCTCCAGACAGAGAAATTGGTCATGGTGGATTTGGAGTGGTTTACAAG GGTGAACTCCAAAATGGGACTATTGTTGCTGTTAAGAGGATTGAAGTCAACCAAATCACAATTGATGATGTGTCATTTCGCCGTGAGTTTAATAGCCTCATCAACATCAACCATCCAAATGTAGTCCGGTTTCTTGGCTTCTGTTCTAATACACATCATATACCGAGAAAAGAGGGTGGAGAAATTAGCCTTGTCAACGTAAGAGAAAGATTGCTCTGTTTTGAGTACATCAGCAATGGAAGTCTTGATAAGCATATTACTG ATGAATTAAGGGGGCTGGAATGGGAACCACGTTATGACATAATCTCTGGAATTTGCAAGGGTCTGTTTTACCTTCACGAGGAAAAAAATATTGTTCATATGGATCTTAAACCGCCAAATATATTACTTGATGATCATATGGTTCCAAAAATTACTGATTTTGGGTTGTCGAGATCAAATGAAATGTCGCATACTACAGGTCAACGTTTTGGAACACC AGGATATGTCGCTCCAGAATACAATGAAGACGGCAAAACTTCATTCAAGTGTGACATATACAGTTTGGGTGTCATAATCACAGAATTGGTAACGGGGCGTAGGAGCGTCCCTCACAAAAATAATGCAAGG GTAGTTCGAAGGTGGAGACACAGGTGGAAGAAGCCACCAACATTACTACAATACCAGCAAGTAACCAGATGCATTGAAATAGCGGAACGGTGCAGGCAACAAGAACCGGAAGCTAGACCTTCTATAGGTGATATAATCAGCATTCTGAGTGGATCTGAAAGTACGGATGGGCACACTGGCCAG GGAAGCACTTATATTGACGATGACATGCTTGGTATTGAGCCACTCGAGCTTAAGTTTGATGAGGAGATGTCATGGTCAGTTAAGCTAACCAATAAGACaaatgcttgttttgccttcagCATTGAAAGACCAAGCAAGCATTACACCATACAGCCAGACGAAGGTATTGTGACACCAGGATGTAGTGAGTGTCTTGTTCAGATATCAGTGACATCACCGCAAGTTGCACAGAATGCTGACAAGCTCATCGTGCGGAGCACAGAAGTGAATGAGGGTCTTACAGTCGAAGATATCACTAAAGATATATTCCATGAAGTGGCCGGTAAAGTGATTGATGAGGTGGATTTGACGCTTGTATATGAGCCCGTTAAGGCAGCCTCCCCCACGCGCAAG GCCATCAATTCTGGCAGCTATGAAGACAGCGCGCGAGGACAACTGGATCGCCCAGAGAACTTTTCACGCAGTCAACCTGCAAACATGATGCAGCGCAAGGTCGGTCAGCGACGGCCTGTCCTCCAGCTCGGCCACAACTCGGAGCAGATCAGGGACAAGCTACTGCAAGCGCAAGGCCTGCTGCACAGCGCCCGGGGGAGCCACAACCCTGGCCTGCAGGGCTTGCTGGAGAAGCTGAGCAGGGACGCCGACCAGGCAGAGGACTTGCTGGATGAGGTCCGCTACTTCCAGATCCATGACAGACTCCACGGCACCAGCTACGCCACCACCCAAGATGGTAGTGATGATGATGCTGCTGTTGCCGGTGCACCACTCCGCGTCACCAACTCTGCTAGTGCTGATGGTGATATGCTGCATTTCGACATAGTGTCCATGTCCAGCAAAATCAAGTCCCTGTTACAGGGCATGGAGTCCCACTGTGATTCGGTCTCCAATTTGCTCGGCATCGGCAGTATCCCAAGCAACAGCACAGCAGTCGTCGTACATCGGCCTCAGACTGCTTCCATGATTATACAAGATAAATTGTATGGCAGGACATGCATTTTTGAGGAAACTGTCAATCGTATCACTGATACTGGTGCCACACAGACTGTTTCTGTTCTTCCTATAGTTGGTCCAGGGGGTATTGGAAAGACAACTTTCACCCAGCACCTGTATAATGATGCAAGGACTAAAAATCACTTTGATGTCCAGGTCTGGGTATGCGTATCCACTGATTTTGATGTTCTTAAGCTCACCAGGGAGATACTCGTCTGCATACTTGCAACTGAAGGAGGAAGCAGCGGTGTTACAAATGAAACAACCAATTTAAACCAGCTTCAGAAATCCATATCAGAACGTCTCAAGTCCAAGAGGTTTCTAATTGTCTTGGATGATATATGGAAATGTGACGGTGTGGATCAGTGGAGAACCCTGTTAGCTCCGTTCACAAAGGGGGAAACCAAAGGAAGCATGCTACTTGTCACAACTCGATTCCCAAAGCTAGCACGAATGATGGAAACAGTTGATTCACTACAACTCGCAGGTTTGGAGCCTAGTGACTTCTTCACATTCTTTGAAGCATGTATATTTGGTGATCACAACCCTGAGCATTACGAATATGAGTTAGCTGGTATTGCACGAAAAATAGCAAACAAGCTAAAGGGTTCCCCGCTAGCAGCCAAAACAGTTGGTAGGCTATTACACAAGGAACTTTCTCAGAAACATTGGAATGGAGTTCTTGGAAAGCATCAGTGGCTAAAGCAGCAAaataatgatgatatcatgccatcTTTAAAAATTAGCTACGATTACCTCCCTTTTGATCTGAAGAAATGCTTTTCCTATTGTGGTCTTTTCCCTGAAGATCATGAGTTTACTTCTTCAGAAATTAATCAGTTCTGGGTTGCAATTGGCATCATAGACTCTAATCACCGAGCCGATAGGAATTACTTGGAAGAATTAGTGGACAATGGTTTTCTCATGAAGGAATTTGATTGCTATGTAATGCATGATTTAATGCATGAGCTATCTCAGAGTGTTTCTGCACAAGAATGCCTCAATATAAGTGGCTTAGATTTCAGAGCTGATGCCATTCCACAATCTGTTCGGCACTTATCTATCAACATAGAAGACATATATGATGCAAATTTTGAGCAAGAAATGTGTAAACTAAGGGAGAAGATAGACATTGCAAATCTTCGGACTTTGATGTTTTTTAGAGAATATGGAGATGAAGGAATCGCCAAGATTTTGAAAGACAGCTTCAAGGAAATAAATAGTCTGCGTGTCCTATTTATAGTGGTGAAGTCTGCACAATCTTTTCCATATAGGTTTTCAAAACTTATACACCTCCAGTACCTCAAAATTAGGTCAGCTTACTACGGTGAAAGTTTACCTAGTACACTATCAAGATTTTATCACTTGAAATTCTTGGACCTAGATTATTGGCGTGGTCGTTCTGATTTGCCTGAAGACTTTTGCCACCTTGAGAATTTACATGATTTCCATGGTAGAAATGAATTCCACTCCAACATTCGCAATGTCGGAAAGATGAAGCATCTGCAGGAGCTAAAAGAATTCCATGTCAGGAAAAGGAGCATGGGATTTGAACTGACAGAACTTGGGGCATTGCCAGAGCTTGAAGGAGGACTGATTATACGTGGTCTTGAACACGTGGCAACCAAGGAGGAAGCTACTGCAGCCAAACTGATATTGAAAAGGAATCTGAAGGAGCTGGAATTACTTTGGGACAGAGACCTTGATGGACCAACTGCAGATGATGATATTCTTGATGCTCTTCAACCACACTCTAATCTTAGAGTACTTGCAATTGTAAATCATGGTGGTACCGTTGGTCCTAGTTGGTTGTGTTTTGGCATCTGGTTAACAAGTTTAGAGACTCTCGCTCTAGAAGGCGTATCTTGGAGGATACTCCCACCTTTTGGGAAGCTACCAAATCTGAAGGGACTCTATTTGAAGAAAGTCTGTGGAATGGATCAGTTTGGGCCTCGTTGTGGAGGCGCTCCAGGCAAATGTTTTATGCGCTTGAAGACGGCTGGGTTTTGTGAGATGCCAGATCTTGCTGAATGGGATGTGGAACATAATTGCCATTCCTTTCCAAGTCTTGAAGAAATCAAATGCATCGGTTGTCCCAATCTCCGTGTGATGCCCTTCTCAGAGGCATCTTGCACCAATTTGCGCAAACTTTATGTTTCCAGGTGCCCCAAGATGTCTCTGCCCTCCATGCCTCACACCTCCACACTGACAAATTTGGATGTTCAAGGAGATATGTTAGAATCGTTGTTGTCTTATGATGGAAAGAAATTGGTTGTTAGAGGTTATGGCGGTGCTTTGGCCTCCCACAATCTGGATGAAGTAGAAGATATGGCTATTGCAGATGCATCACGCATATCATTTACAGACATCAAAAAGCTTAAACCCCTAACAAAAGTAACCGTCAGAAGATGCGACGGTTTCTTCCCTGAAGAGCTGGATGGAAGTATTGTCTTGCATTCAGTTAAGAGTCTCATATTAGATGTATCTCATCTTACCAACAAATCATCATCATCAAAAGTGTTAAACTGTTTCCCAACTCTTTCTGTGTTGGAGGTAGACGGTTACCTTTCAGTTGACTTTCGATTATGTGACTATGAGGAACGTGTAATGCAGTTGCCATCATCCAGCTCACTGCAGGAACTTGCCTTCAAACACTGTAAGGGCCTAGTTCTTGTGCCCGTGGAGAATGGAGGAGGAATTCAGGAGGACAAGTCATTGCTCCAATCATTAACAATATTCAATTGTGGTCGATTTTTCTGTCGGTGGCCCATGGGAAAGGGAGAATCAGAGACCATTTGCCCTTTCCCTGCTTCCCTGAGGGAACTTTATGTTTACCAAGAGCCAAGCATCAAGTCAATGGCTCTGCTCTCAAACCTCACGTCTCTCACGCGTCTAAGGATACATGGCTGCAGTAATTTAACAGTGGCCGGATTCAATCCTCTCATCGCAGTCAACCTCATAGAGCTGCAAGTGTATCACTGTAACACCTCAGCAGCAGATCTGCTCTCAGAGGTGGCCTCTCAGAGGGCCAAATTATTGCCTGCGGGTTACATCTCTAGATTGGAGAAACTCGGTGTGGATGACATGTGTGGATTGCTTGTTGCTCCTATTTGCAACCTCCTCGCCCCGGCCCTCCACACACTTGAATTCCAGTTTGGTGATGAGAGGACGGAAAGCTTCACGGAGGAGCAAGAGAAAGCGCTGCAGCTCCTCACCTCCCTCCAAAATCTAACATTTTCCGATTGCAAGGGTCTGCAGTCCCTTCCTCAAGGGTTACATCGCCTTTCTTCTCTCAAGGAGTTATGTGTCCGTGGGTGTCCAAATATCCGATCGATGCCCAAGGAGGGCCTCCCGGTTTCACTGAGAAAACTAAGGATGGATTGTCACAGCGCTGAGATAGAGGAGCAAATTGAGAAAATAAAAAGAACCAACCCAAATTTATCCGTCAAAGGATAA